From a single Rutidosis leptorrhynchoides isolate AG116_Rl617_1_P2 chromosome 5, CSIRO_AGI_Rlap_v1, whole genome shotgun sequence genomic region:
- the LOC139847303 gene encoding uncharacterized protein: protein MVVSESPGKFNGGSLPRPRIYTNIIYNSDRADTPLPVLDPLMSWAEEAHAHWPMGALSFHRNRLQGRSPSPPPAPIASKRRRRCVGLVDDDEESKVGMKWLVKKLSFDLVENEKEQAG, encoded by the coding sequence ATGGTGGTATCAGAAAGCCCAGGGAAGTTTAACGGTGGCAGTCTCCCAAGACCCCGAATTTACACCAACATCATATACAATTCAGATCGGGCTGACACACCCCTTCCAGTACTTGACCCGTTGATGTCGTGGGCAGAAGAAGCTCATGCTCATTGGCCAATGGGCGCTTTATCTTTTCATCGTAATCGTCTTCAAGGTCGGAGTCCGTCACCACCTCCTGCACCAATTGCAAGCAAGCGAAGAAGACGGTGTGTTGGATTAGTTGACGATGATGAGGAAAGTAAAGTTGGTATGAAGTGGCTTGTGAAAAAGTTATCATTCGATCTAGTCGAGAATGAAAAAGAACAAGCCGGGTGA